The following coding sequences are from one Aethina tumida isolate Nest 87 chromosome 2, icAetTumi1.1, whole genome shotgun sequence window:
- the LOC109600542 gene encoding cytochrome c oxidase assembly protein COX18, mitochondrial: MFTLRLIHTCNVRLHSTKFLNAAPHLSYAFHHPNTLIKSNSSQRRDFSLQSTIDSIAKTQTGVFKTISESTPVEYLQKLLLTLHDTTGLPWWASIVCTTVLLRTCVTLPLAIYQQYILAKLENLKLEMPDIVKELKRETAMAVKIYNWDERMARITYNRSVRKQWNNLIVRDNCHPFKASLLIWFQIPMWVSFSVSLRNLVYMLPEKTVQAQMTFTELTLGGFGWIPNLVAVDSSLIFPVALGLLNLSIIELQNLSRVNPPTRLQKVFVNLFRGFSIILIPISASVPSCLVLYWTTSSAYGLLQNLALMSPKVKRFCRVPPTVKELDQPYQQVYSRLQEKLKMLPSSSKVT, encoded by the exons ATGTTTACTTTACGTTTAATTCACACGTGCAATGTTAGGTTGCATAGCACGAAATTTTTGAACGCAGCCCCACATTTAAGTTACGCGTTTCACCACcctaatactttaattaaaagtaattctaGTCAACGCAGAGATTTTTCCCTGCAGTCAACCATTGACTCGATTGCCAAGACCCAAACAGGTGTCTTTAAAACAATATCTGAGAGCACACCTGTAGAGTACCTGCAAAAATTGCTGTTAACTTTGCACGACACAACAGGATTGCCATGGTGGGCTTCAATAGTGTGCACAACAGTTCTGTTGCGAACCTGTGTAACTTTACCCTTGGCTATTTATCAACAGTATATTTTGGCCAAACTCGAAAACCTAAAACTAGAAATGCCAGACAtagttaaagaattaaaacgAGAGACTGCCATGGCTGTGAAAATATACAACTGGGATGAAAGGATGGCGAGAATAACTTACAATAGATCA GTGAGGAAACAgtggaataatttaatagttaggGACAATTGCCATCCTTTTAAAGCGTCCCTGTTGATTTGGTTTCAAATTCCGATGTGGGTTTCGTTTTCAGTTAGCCTCAGGAATTTGGTGTACATGTTGCCAGAGAAGACTGTGCAGGCACAAATGACGTTCACCGAGTTGACTCTTGGGGGATTTGGGTGGATCCCCAATTTAGTGGCTGTTGACTCTTCATTGATTTTTCCTGTGGCTCTTGGTTTGTTAAATTTGAGCATCATTGag TTGCAAAATTTGTCAAGAGTTAACCCTCCTACTAGACTGCAAaaagtttttgttaacttgttCAGAGGTTTCAGCATTATATTAATCCCAATTTCAGCCTCAGTACCTTCA TGCCTTGTATTATATTGGACCACTTCAAGTGCATACGGGCTGCTCCAAAATCTTGCGTTGATGTCTCCTAAGGTGAAAAGGTTTTGTCGAGTGCCTCCCACTGTTAAAGAATTGGATCAACCCTATCAGCAAGTCTACAGTCGGCTACAAGAAAAGTTAAAGATGTTACCCAGTAGTTCTaaagtaacataa
- the LOC109600555 gene encoding protein germ cell-less isoform X1, with protein sequence MGIRFSTENIMKNVSEYVIGKKRKHCDSEDEEVNKIIDIALHTPKRKKLTTTANYIYQALFQEGKNSDVTVCALGEEFHLHRIYLCQSPYFASMFGGSWLETTQKYIHIDVVDQLITIDSLKVVLGSLYNCEITLNPMEIVPILATATMFQLDGLIEKCTEVMLETINPKTSLDYYNAACQYGDKKLQQVCFQWFLVNLMPYYFNHPLSEIRTLPISLMTKLVADPDLYVIQTEYTIYLMLKYWVYMLENATEQEPCINQVNEFFSKRNESRPFLLTTEGKKYIPVFEGLRIQNLISHQLDVVLILKDNILPRTWLDPVVLQQWKNVLRVNQNDDKGPSGVPQETFLTSSLRCGRVLQVNERHVWRWTGFHFGVDLLMITDGLTLSIKRNHRSEFEQLLSFQTVRQIAIRVRVVKLNEQRQIVYSKQSDILELTLAKGEEIQLMTFDKDLKYPIIISANILYTSPDTQEPTEQEETLSIT encoded by the exons atggGAATACGCTTTTCCACTGagaatattatgaaaaatgtgtCCGAATACGTAATTGGTAAGAAACGTAAGCACTGCGACTCAGAAGATGAGGAAGTAAACAAAATCATTGATATTGCTCTTCATACTCCAAAAAG gaaaaagTTGACAACAACCGCAAATTACATATACCAAGCGTTGTTCCAAGAGGGCAAAAACTCCGACGTGACAGTATGCGCCCTCGGGGAGGAGTTCCATCTGCACAGGATATACCTGTGTCAGAGTCCTTACTTTGCCAGCATGTTTGGGGGGTCGTGGCTGGAAACGACGCAGAAATACATCCACATCGACGTTGTAGATCAATTAATCACTATAGATT CGCTCAAAGTTGTTTTGGGGTCCCTGTACAACTGCGAGATAACTTTGAACCCTATGGAAATCGTACCTATTTTGGCGACAGCCACCATGTTCCAGCTGGACGGACTGATAGAGAAATGCACTGAAGTCATGCTGGAGACTATAAATCCGAAGACTTCCCTCGATTATTACAACGCAGCTTGTCAATACGGGGACAAGAAGCTGCAGCAGGTCTGCTTTCAATGGTTCCTCGTCAATCTGATGCCGTATTACTTCAACCATCCGTTGTCTGAAATTAGAACGTTACCAATATCGTTGATGACGAAGCTTGTGGCTGATCCTGATCTCTACGTCATACAGACGGAGTACACCATTTACTTGATGCTCAAGTATTGGGTGTACATGTTGGAGAATGCGACGGAGCAGGAGCCGTGCATCAACCAAGTCAACGAGTTCTTCAGCAAAAGAAATG AGAGTCGGCCTTTCTTGTTAACCACAGAGGGCAAAAAATACATCCCAGTATTCGAGGGCCTGAGGATCCAAAACTTGATATCCCACCAGCTCGACGTAGTGCTGATTTTGAAGGACAACATTCTCCCCAGGACGTGGTTAGACCCGGTAGTACTCCAACAATGGAAGAACGTCTTAAGGGTTAATCAAAACGACGACAAAGG GCCGAGTGGAGTCCCCCAGGAAACCTTCCTGACGAGCAGCCTGAGGTGCGGCAGGGTGCTGCAGGTGAACGAGAGGCACGTGTGGAGGTGGACCGGCTTCCACTTCGGCGTCGACCTGCTCATGATCACCGACGGGCTCACGCTGTCGATAAAACGGAACCACCGTTCGGAGTTCGAGCAACTGCTCAGCTTCCAGACCGTCAGGCAAATTGCTATTAG GGTGCGCGTGGTGAAACTGAACGAACAGAGACAGATCGTGTACTCCAAGCAGTCGGACATATTGGAGTTGACGTTGGCCAAGGGCGAGGAAATACAACTGATGACGTTCGACAAAGACTTGAAATATCCGATCATCATATCGGCGAATATTTTGTACACGTCGCCCGACACGCAAGAACCCACAGAGCAAGAGGAGACCCTAAGCATTACGTAG
- the LOC109600555 gene encoding protein germ cell-less isoform X2, with translation MFGGSWLETTQKYIHIDVVDQLITIDSLKVVLGSLYNCEITLNPMEIVPILATATMFQLDGLIEKCTEVMLETINPKTSLDYYNAACQYGDKKLQQVCFQWFLVNLMPYYFNHPLSEIRTLPISLMTKLVADPDLYVIQTEYTIYLMLKYWVYMLENATEQEPCINQVNEFFSKRNESRPFLLTTEGKKYIPVFEGLRIQNLISHQLDVVLILKDNILPRTWLDPVVLQQWKNVLRVNQNDDKGPSGVPQETFLTSSLRCGRVLQVNERHVWRWTGFHFGVDLLMITDGLTLSIKRNHRSEFEQLLSFQTVRQIAIRVRVVKLNEQRQIVYSKQSDILELTLAKGEEIQLMTFDKDLKYPIIISANILYTSPDTQEPTEQEETLSIT, from the exons ATGTTTGGGGGGTCGTGGCTGGAAACGACGCAGAAATACATCCACATCGACGTTGTAGATCAATTAATCACTATAGATT CGCTCAAAGTTGTTTTGGGGTCCCTGTACAACTGCGAGATAACTTTGAACCCTATGGAAATCGTACCTATTTTGGCGACAGCCACCATGTTCCAGCTGGACGGACTGATAGAGAAATGCACTGAAGTCATGCTGGAGACTATAAATCCGAAGACTTCCCTCGATTATTACAACGCAGCTTGTCAATACGGGGACAAGAAGCTGCAGCAGGTCTGCTTTCAATGGTTCCTCGTCAATCTGATGCCGTATTACTTCAACCATCCGTTGTCTGAAATTAGAACGTTACCAATATCGTTGATGACGAAGCTTGTGGCTGATCCTGATCTCTACGTCATACAGACGGAGTACACCATTTACTTGATGCTCAAGTATTGGGTGTACATGTTGGAGAATGCGACGGAGCAGGAGCCGTGCATCAACCAAGTCAACGAGTTCTTCAGCAAAAGAAATG AGAGTCGGCCTTTCTTGTTAACCACAGAGGGCAAAAAATACATCCCAGTATTCGAGGGCCTGAGGATCCAAAACTTGATATCCCACCAGCTCGACGTAGTGCTGATTTTGAAGGACAACATTCTCCCCAGGACGTGGTTAGACCCGGTAGTACTCCAACAATGGAAGAACGTCTTAAGGGTTAATCAAAACGACGACAAAGG GCCGAGTGGAGTCCCCCAGGAAACCTTCCTGACGAGCAGCCTGAGGTGCGGCAGGGTGCTGCAGGTGAACGAGAGGCACGTGTGGAGGTGGACCGGCTTCCACTTCGGCGTCGACCTGCTCATGATCACCGACGGGCTCACGCTGTCGATAAAACGGAACCACCGTTCGGAGTTCGAGCAACTGCTCAGCTTCCAGACCGTCAGGCAAATTGCTATTAG GGTGCGCGTGGTGAAACTGAACGAACAGAGACAGATCGTGTACTCCAAGCAGTCGGACATATTGGAGTTGACGTTGGCCAAGGGCGAGGAAATACAACTGATGACGTTCGACAAAGACTTGAAATATCCGATCATCATATCGGCGAATATTTTGTACACGTCGCCCGACACGCAAGAACCCACAGAGCAAGAGGAGACCCTAAGCATTACGTAG
- the LOC109600541 gene encoding uncharacterized protein LOC109600541, which yields MSQDKLNNALASLLTAQSSVELHKILTDIRKDVEWPRNKDNITRIREKKSLKYIVASLNSQQRNVLNVSLSILGNCLMDRDCSRDAVGHYNILMHINQLLKRFPKDDSIIGRIFRIIGNLCQHRDQWANIILDRKPQIVTYIVNFVTKISKDELPEGETVSEATSLMAVRSLRCLLNSRTIMTLVKTFGVLKAVGALFIKYCIQWQEDRSRENLLHCIIRLLQDYSRYKYYHSISEMRNTERGDALVYLSSILLLAPKRVVKIVMNLIRICQLKSELPVPEIFDTFLDLLQRHSIVEELNGECVEYLQCLCYLLEHPANRTTERCGKCIPLLIRCLKEFKDLSITSLECCILLIGSLNKYKFDERLIQEQIKANVLNVLTDKLCWLVGRSPLNTDHRNQSKRLKIYLNNIFPSKRVNTLAYEEMLEPRSTYSDDDIDFVSKFDRCPSPPSPCSSSASDINYACSWPSSSPSSVNHLSDSDSDDYSPVCSEMEMSDVEIESRKGEEGERSPDDVDKASEMSDRDEKATTSCGIVISESLDKSKMTNLKIRLFTEISKLIKIYAEAATPIPQLASEELLMVLLKCSGHFQWQHNTNVNTVDIICKIISCHEYLIGLMTTNFIETIQQLTKRRHGSRCMKCGDQSMAARKLLAAFTAVAESGIGKGDIAHQMLRGDPALRKQLVLVLPYIIKNRAILSKLLLNCGGLNILLKMLLNEEEKGKSIKVICTLASNKLLITNPKNSFPNRDFKLFDVDQYKEPDCKNPVILRLEDGSHIKADREFLSEHSDFFGRMFNGYFKESLEDEIVLQEVKIRPLKCLLHLMQTFKKDRHVDIDLDLDTLLEVIVLCDRFLMTDLGLSLSESVGRNKLTSVTVPQIYRWSLESGTNILRVECIAYALVASLSEENRLNMFETLLELGRTEEILDDIQKLLTRFLTISGFDGDDKFLRVHLKRMKDHLIKNY from the exons ATGTCGcaagataaattaaacaatgccCTGGCATCGCTGCTCACGGCCCAATCGAGCGTGGAGCTGCACAAAATCCTGACCGACATACGAAAAGATGTCGAGTGGCCCAGAAACAAAGACAACATCACCCGCATACGTGAGAAAAAATCGTTGAAATACATTGTGGCAAGTTTGAATTCGCAGCAGAGGAACGTGCTGAACGTGTCCCTGAGCATTTTGGGCAACTGTCTCATGGACAGGGACTGTTCCAGGGATGCT GTGGGCCACTACAACATTCTTATGCACATCAACCAGTTGCTGAAACGGTTCCCAAAGGATGACAGTATTATTGGCAGGATTTTCAGGATTATCGGCAACTTGTGCCAGCACAGGGACCAGTGGGCCAACATCATACTGGACCGAAAGCCCCAGATTGTTacttatattgttaattttgtcaCTAAAATTTCCAAGGATGAGTTGCCGGAGGGTGAGACGGTTTCTGAGGCCACATCGTTGATGGCAGTGCGATCTCTGAG GTGTTTACTAAACAGCAGGACCATCATGACCCTTGTCAAGACCTTTGGAGTACTGAAAGCAGTAGGAGCTTTGTTCATTAAGTACTGCATCCAGTGGCAGGAGGACCGAAGCAGGGAAAACTTATTGCACTGCATAATCAGACTGTTGCAGGACTATTCcagatataaatattaccaTTCCATAAGCGAAATGAGGAATACAGAAAGGGGGGACGCACTGGTTTACTTAAGTAGCATTTTATTGTTGGCCCCCAAGCGGGTGGTCAAAATAGTGATGAACTTAATTCGAATATGTCAACTGAAGTCTGAATTGCCAGTCCCCGAAATATTCGACACGTTCCTCGACTTACTGCAAAGACATTCCATTGTTGAAG AGTTGAACGGTGAATGTGTGGAATACTTGCAGTGCCTGTGCTACCTGCTGGAGCACCCCGCAAACCGCACCACAGAACGATGCGGCAAATGCATTCCGTTACTAATAAGGTGTCTCAAGGAATTCAAGGACCTTTCCATCACCTCT ctGGAGTGTTGCATCCTGCTGATCGGCTCCCTGAACAAGTACAAATTCGATGAGAGGCTCATACAGGAACAAATTAAGGCCAACGTGCTGAACGTACTGACGGATAAGCTGTGTTGGTTGGTGGGTAGGTCGCCACTCAATACTGACCACAGAAACCAAAGTAAACGGCTTAAAATATACTTGAACAATATATTTCCTTCGAAGAGGGTCAACACATTGGCCTATGAGGAAATGCTGGAGCCTAGGTCAACTTATTCTGACGACGACATTGATTTCGTGTCAAAGTTTGACAGGTGCCCCAGCCCTCCTAGTCCTTGTTCCAGTTCAGCCTCGGACATAAATTATGCCTGTTCTTGGCCCTCTAGCAGTCCTAGTTCTGTGAATC ACTTGTCAGATTCTGATTCGGATGATTATTCCCCAGTTTGTAGTGAGATGGAAATGTCTGACGTGGAAATTGAAAGTCGTAAAGGTGAAGAAGGAGAACGGTCGCCTGACGATGTTGACAAGGCTTCGGAAATGTCGGATCGTGACGAGAAAGCCACCACTTCTTGTG gCATTGTCATATCAGAGTCCTTGGACAAAAGCAAGATGACCAACTTGAAGATAAGACTGTTTACAGAAATCAGcaaactgattaaaatatacgCCGAAGCCGCCACGCCAATACCCCAGTTGGCCTCCGAGGAGTTGTTGATGGTGTTGCTCAAGTGCTCCGGCCATTTCCAGTGGCAGCACAACACCAACGTCAATACGGTGGACATAATCTGCAAAATAATTAG TTGCCATGAATACCTAATAGGTCTGATGACCACCAACTTTATCGAGACAATACAACAGTTGACCAAACGCAGACACGGCTCGCGCTGCATGAAATGCGGCGACCAGTCGATGGCGGCACGCAAGCTGTTGGCGGCGTTCACCGCGGTGGCCGAGTCGGGCATCGGCAAGGGGGACATAGCCCATCAGATGCTGCGTGGTGATCCGGCACTTCGGAAGCAACTTGTGCTGGTACTGCCCTACATAATCAA GAATCGTGCAATACTCTCCAAACTGCTCCTGAACTGCGGCGGATTGAATATTTTGCTTAAAATGTTGCTGAACGAGGAGGAGAAGGGCAAAAGCATTAAAGTGATATGTACCTTAGCCAGTAATAAACTGTTAATAACGAATCCCAAAAATTCGTTCCCCAATCGGGACTTCAAGTTATTCGATGTGGACCAGTACAAAGAGCCGGACTGCAAGAACCCCGTGATCTTAAGACTGGAGGATGGAAGCCACATCAAGGCTGATAGGGAATTTTTGAGCGAACATTCCGACTTTTTCGGCAGGATGTTCAACGGCTACTTCAAAGAGTCTTTGGAGGATGAAATTGTGCTGCAGGAAGTGAAGATTAGGCCGTTGAAATGTCTGTTGCATTTAATGCAGACTTTTAAGAAGGATAGACATGTAGATATTGACTTGGATTTAGACACATTGTTAGAAGTAATTGTTTTATGTGATAGATTTCTAATGACTGATTTAGGTTTATCCTTGTCAGAGAGTGTAGGCAGGAATAAGCTTACCAGCGTGACCGTTCCTCAAATTTATCGATGGTCTTTGGAGTCTGGCACGAATATTTTGAGAGTCGAATGTATAGCCTATGCACTAGTTGCTAGTTTATCTGAAGAAAACAGACTGAATATGTTTGAAACGCTTTTAGAATTAGGACGAACCGAGGAGATTTTGGATGAcatccaaaaattattaactaggTTTCTTACAATTAGTGGATTTGATGGTGATGataaatttttgagggtaCATCTAAAACGGATGAAGGATCACCtcataaagaattattaa
- the LOC109600540 gene encoding odorant receptor 4-like translates to MDEDINFLKMVKALMMLSGIWRLPLKKKSLQILYDKYSVIFQCYFYVFVLSMVIEIAIIWNYSMDMVVECLSILILCSIMTIKIALCQTGTIKELFRFILKKEDELKKSFDEEAKHIYVKFQNVTFFISKVVTIHTSTSVSCLFLTKYLLYLDMEKHQTFPNVTLFKKPLPYMTWLPFNSDEHYVSAFTLHLIAGCIGGIYNCATTIFYLTSMIFICGQLKILQHRIKTLDSSMHKPEVEVATKLRSLITDHQTIDAYSKQFNKDVNLILLADFSLYSIQVASLFFQLITADLNLMNLIFLIIYLGQMVLQIFSFSWYANEIKEQSMGVTDAIYEHNWYEQGVSIRKSLLLMMMRGQKPFTLTVGPFYDMTNGTSLTIMKAAYSCVTLMTTKRSCQSFV, encoded by the exons ATGGACGAAGACATAAACTTCTTGAAAATGGTGAAGGCGCTCATGATGCTTTCAGGTATTTGGCGTTTaccattaaagaaaaaatcactGCAAATCCTGTATGACAAGTACTCAGTAATATTCCAATGTTACTTTTATGTGTTTGTGCTGAGCATGGTCATAGAGATTGCCATAATATGGAACTACTCCATGGACATGGTGGTGGAGTGCCTCAGCATTTTGATCTTGTGCAGCATCATGACGATCAAAATCGCCCTCTGCCAGACTGGAACCATCAAAGAACTATTCaggtttatattgaaaaaggaGGACGAACTGAAGAAATCATTTGACGAAGAGGCGAAGCACATTTATGTCAAGTTCCAGAACGTTACGTTTTTTATCAGCAAAGTTGTTACCATTCATACATCGACGTCGGTTTCTTGTCTCTTCCTGACCAAATACCTCCTGTATTTGGACATGGAGAAACATCAGACGTTCCCTAACGTTACCCTGTTCAAGAAGCCTTTGCCATACATGACTTGGTTGCCGTTCAATAGTGACGAACATTATGTCTCCGCTTTTACCTTACATTTGATTGCTGGTTGCATTGGTGGCATTTATAACTGCGCCACCACTATTTTCTACCTGACCTCCATGATATTTATATGTGGGCAGTTGAAGATATTGCAGCACAGGATAAAGACGTTGGACTCCTCAATGCACAAGCCTGAAGTCGAAGTTGCAACTAAGTTGCGCTCTTTGATCACCGATCATCAAACAATCGATGC GTATTCAAAGCAGTTTAATAAAGAcgttaacttaattttactgGCGGACTTCTCTTTGTATTCGATCCAGGTCGCCTCTTTGTTTTTCCAACTAATCACA gcggatttaaatctaatgaacttaatttttttgataatttacctCGGACAGATGGTCCTGCAAATTTTCTCATTCTCTTGGTATGCCAATGAAATCAAGGAACAG AGCATGGGCGTCACTGATGCAATTTACGAACACAATTGGTACGAGCAAGGGGTTTCTATCAGGAAGTCACTCCTGCTGATGATGATGAGAGGGCAGAAACCCTTTACCTTGACGGTGGGTCCATTTTATGACATGACCAACGGCACATCTTTAACG attatgaAAGCAGCATATTCTTGTGTAACTTTAATGACCACCAAGAGGAGTTGCCAATCTTTTGTTTAA
- the LOC109600539 gene encoding putative odorant receptor 85d: MILSGIWRLPLKTKSLQSFYDKYSILFQLYFYAFVLSMAIAVGVVWKYSIDTVVECLSISILCSIVSMKTVVCQTESIKRLLRYILAKEDELKRSTDEESKRICIEHQNVAYFMTKLITSSTATVGTFLLMTKFLLYWNMERHQTYPNVTMYRKKPLPYITWLPFNSDDHYISAFSLHSIAAFIGTVFNSVTAIFYLTCMIFICCRLRILQHRIKTMGTSMHQPELVIKTVLNSLIVDHQTIIEYTEQFNNDINLILLVDFTLNSVQVASIFFQLVTLKLSLLNLVFLTTYFGLTSLQIFSSAWFANEIKEQSLGVADAICEHNWHEQSLSIQKTLMLMMTRAQKPLTLTVGPFSTMSNNTPITIMKASYSYVTLMTSKRE; this comes from the exons ATGATACTTTCGGGCATTTGGCGCCTACCTTTAAAGACCAAATCACTTCAGTCGTTTTACGACAAGTACTCCATACTTTTCCAGTTATACTTCTACGCTTTCGTACTGAGCATGGCTATAGCTGTTGGGGTGGTGTGGAAGTACTCCATAGACACGGTGGTGGAGTGCCTCAGCATCTCCATCCTGTGCAGCATCGTGTCTATGAAAACCGTCGTATGCCAGACTGAGAGCATCAAACGACTACTGAGGTACATATTGGCGAAAGAGGATGAACTGAAGAGGTCCACCGACGAAGAGTCGAAGCGGATTTGCATCGAGCACCAGAATGTGGCCTACTTTATGACTAAACTCATCACTAGCTCCACCGCAACAGTTGGTACATTTCTACTTATGACGAAATTCCTCCTGTATTGGAACATGGAGAGGCACCAAACGTATCCCAACGTTACAATGTACAGGAAGAAGCCTTTGCCCTACATAACTTGGTTACCGTTCAACAGTGATGACCATTACATTTCTGCTTTCAGCCTGCATTCAATTGCAGCTTTTATAGGCACCGTTTTTAATTCCGTTACTGCCATCTTTTACTTAACATGCATGATTTTTATATGCTGTAGGCTGAGGATATTGCAGCACAGGATTAAAACCATGGGCACATCAATGCATCAACCTGAACTTGTTATTAAGACTGTGCTAAACTCCTTAATCGTTGATCACCAGACCATCATTGA ATATACTGAACAGTTTAACAacgacattaatttaattttactggtgGACTTCACTTTAAACTCAGTACAGGTggcatcaatattttttcagctAGTTACG ttgAAGCTAAGCTTGTTGAATTTGGTTTTCCTAACAACTTATTTTGGATTGACGTCTTTGCAAATTTTTTCCTCTGCTTGGTTCGCCAACGAAATTAAAGAACAA AGTCTAGGCGTTGCAGATGCGATTTGTGAACACAATTGGCATGAACAATCACTTTCCATCCAGAAAACTCTTATGCTGATGATGACGAGGGCACAGAAACCTCTAACGTTAACTGTTGGTCCTTTTTCTACTATGTCCAACAATACTCCCATAACG ataaTGAAAGCATCATATTCATATGTAACTTTGATGACCAGCAAGAGAGAGTga